From Strigops habroptila isolate Jane chromosome 10, bStrHab1.2.pri, whole genome shotgun sequence, one genomic window encodes:
- the SERTAD4 gene encoding SERTA domain-containing protein 4 isoform X1 — translation MNACRCGVPAPAMTLVLPMQRLGRPIAAEGAADLAAYRALWEPPCCGRPGPAAAPPAAGSPAAGSHYRGISNPVTTSKITYFKRKYVEEEDFHPPLSSCAHKTISVFEERAHILYMSLEKLKFIDDPEVYLRRSVLINNLMKRIHGEIIMQNNWCFSACSFSGTSPQEWFVPQDCPYRKRLRMAKEEYEKLHMCCFYQECGSHYLNLPYSVNASTENTSSSSSSSLPISLPSCSQQVDYDIGSAFSYRSDDQIPANEIFITSARSHSHQEKAKLNDEKGGNEPERDSAALNCEPLRGTQALECKGKFYDYFETGCNDKSNISESWKKSLRKKDSLPSNKMCCSKGSKI, via the exons ATGAACGCGTGCCGATGCGGG GTGCCGGCGCCCGCGATGACCCTGGTGCTGCCCATGCAGCGGCTGGGCCGCCCCATCGCCGCCGAGGGAGCCGCCGACCTCGCCGCTTACCGCGCCCTCTGGGAGCCGCCCTGCTgcggccgccccggccccgccgccgccccgccggccGCCGGCTCCCCCGCCGCAG GATCGCATTACAGGGGAATTTCAAATCCTGTAACAACATCCAAGATCACatactttaaaaggaaatatgtGGAAGAAGAGGATTTTCATCCGCCACTCAGCAGCTGCGCACATAAA acCATCTCCGTGTTTGAGGAGCGGGCCCATATTCTTTACATGtctttggaaaagctgaaattcaTCGATGATCCTGAAGTCTACCTGCGGAGATCTGTCCTCATCAACAACCTGATGAAGAGAATCCACGGGGAAATCATCATGCAGAACAACTGGTgcttctctgcctgctcctTCAGTGGCACCTCACCACAAGAGTGGTTTGTGCCTCAGGACTGCCCGTACAGAAAACGCCTTCGGATGGCAAAGGAGGAGTACGAGAAGCTCCACATGTGCTGCTTCTATCAAGAGTGTGGCAGTCACTATTTAAATCTACCCTACTCTGTTAATGCTAGTACAGAAAAtacttcctcttcttcctcctcctccctccccatttCTTTGCCAAGCTGTTCCCAGCAGGTGGATTATGACATTGGCAGTGCCTTTTCTTACAGGAGTGATGATCAGATACctgcaaatgaaatattcatCACTAGTGCCAGGTCTCACAGTCAccaggaaaaggcaaaattgAATGATGAAAAAGGAGGTAATGAACCTGAGCGGGACAGCGCCGCCCTAAACTGTGAACCTCTAAGAGGCACCCAGGCTCTCGAATGTAAAGGCAAATTTTATGACTATTTTGAGACTGGATGTAATGACAAGAGCAACATCAGCGAGTCTTGGAAAAAATCCTTAAGGAAAAAGGATTCCTTACCAAGTAATAAAATGTGCTGCAGCAAAGGAAGTAAAATCTGA
- the SERTAD4 gene encoding SERTA domain-containing protein 4 isoform X2, protein MTLVLPMQRLGRPIAAEGAADLAAYRALWEPPCCGRPGPAAAPPAAGSPAAGSHYRGISNPVTTSKITYFKRKYVEEEDFHPPLSSCAHKTISVFEERAHILYMSLEKLKFIDDPEVYLRRSVLINNLMKRIHGEIIMQNNWCFSACSFSGTSPQEWFVPQDCPYRKRLRMAKEEYEKLHMCCFYQECGSHYLNLPYSVNASTENTSSSSSSSLPISLPSCSQQVDYDIGSAFSYRSDDQIPANEIFITSARSHSHQEKAKLNDEKGGNEPERDSAALNCEPLRGTQALECKGKFYDYFETGCNDKSNISESWKKSLRKKDSLPSNKMCCSKGSKI, encoded by the exons ATGACCCTGGTGCTGCCCATGCAGCGGCTGGGCCGCCCCATCGCCGCCGAGGGAGCCGCCGACCTCGCCGCTTACCGCGCCCTCTGGGAGCCGCCCTGCTgcggccgccccggccccgccgccgccccgccggccGCCGGCTCCCCCGCCGCAG GATCGCATTACAGGGGAATTTCAAATCCTGTAACAACATCCAAGATCACatactttaaaaggaaatatgtGGAAGAAGAGGATTTTCATCCGCCACTCAGCAGCTGCGCACATAAA acCATCTCCGTGTTTGAGGAGCGGGCCCATATTCTTTACATGtctttggaaaagctgaaattcaTCGATGATCCTGAAGTCTACCTGCGGAGATCTGTCCTCATCAACAACCTGATGAAGAGAATCCACGGGGAAATCATCATGCAGAACAACTGGTgcttctctgcctgctcctTCAGTGGCACCTCACCACAAGAGTGGTTTGTGCCTCAGGACTGCCCGTACAGAAAACGCCTTCGGATGGCAAAGGAGGAGTACGAGAAGCTCCACATGTGCTGCTTCTATCAAGAGTGTGGCAGTCACTATTTAAATCTACCCTACTCTGTTAATGCTAGTACAGAAAAtacttcctcttcttcctcctcctccctccccatttCTTTGCCAAGCTGTTCCCAGCAGGTGGATTATGACATTGGCAGTGCCTTTTCTTACAGGAGTGATGATCAGATACctgcaaatgaaatattcatCACTAGTGCCAGGTCTCACAGTCAccaggaaaaggcaaaattgAATGATGAAAAAGGAGGTAATGAACCTGAGCGGGACAGCGCCGCCCTAAACTGTGAACCTCTAAGAGGCACCCAGGCTCTCGAATGTAAAGGCAAATTTTATGACTATTTTGAGACTGGATGTAATGACAAGAGCAACATCAGCGAGTCTTGGAAAAAATCCTTAAGGAAAAAGGATTCCTTACCAAGTAATAAAATGTGCTGCAGCAAAGGAAGTAAAATCTGA